A single region of the Lactobacillus xylocopicola genome encodes:
- a CDS encoding PTS sugar transporter subunit IIA, whose protein sequence is MFKIVIASHGSVAEAMKKSVKLFFPDEEDIITAKIDEEGLVPFQNKLDQIVQIIENQSVLFLVDVPYGTPFNEIVKRMVAVKKDSDILAGVNMPTLIEAINLRNQNISLMEAIPKLIEVSQLQSYSEKLKAINKSEDDE, encoded by the coding sequence TTGTTTAAAATTGTCATTGCTTCGCATGGATCTGTTGCTGAAGCTATGAAAAAGTCGGTAAAACTTTTTTTCCCTGATGAGGAAGATATTATTACAGCAAAAATTGATGAAGAAGGGCTAGTTCCGTTTCAGAATAAGCTGGACCAAATTGTTCAAATCATTGAGAACCAAAGCGTGCTTTTCTTAGTAGATGTGCCGTATGGTACGCCATTTAACGAAATTGTCAAAAGGATGGTAGCGGTTAAAAAAGATTCGGATATACTAGCTGGCGTTAACATGCCGACATTGATTGAAGCAATTAATCTGCGCAATCAGAATATTTCTTTAATGGAAGCAATTCCTAAACTTATTGAAGTTAGTCAATTGCAGAGCTACTCTGAAAAGTTAAAAGCGATAAATAAGTCAGAAGACGATGAATAA
- a CDS encoding PTS mannose/fructose/sorbose/N-acetylgalactosamine transporter subunit IIC, with product MNVQFWQIALIVLYGFFINYDKNGTMLGTSQPVVAGLLVGAILGDVTTGLYIGGTLQLMTLGISSFGGASVPDYQTAALIGTYIAITTGQKAAIGITLAIPVAMLMVELDVVKWTVNIYFQNKAEKYAEEEKYGKIELMQICGVITTMMVSGLPVLLTVIAGPSLVKSIIAFIPQWVTGGLTVAGNLLPALGIGLLLRYLPVKSYFGYLIIGFIAAVYLKMTILGIALAGAAVALILYKKNSEEQASVQSVGDMNEDE from the coding sequence GTGAATGTACAATTTTGGCAAATAGCACTAATTGTGTTATATGGCTTTTTTATAAATTATGATAAGAACGGAACGATGTTAGGGACATCTCAACCTGTGGTTGCTGGTCTGCTTGTTGGAGCAATTTTGGGAGATGTGACTACTGGATTATATATCGGTGGTACCTTGCAATTGATGACTTTGGGTATTTCAAGCTTCGGCGGTGCTTCCGTGCCAGATTATCAAACGGCTGCGTTGATTGGAACATACATCGCAATTACTACAGGCCAAAAGGCAGCTATTGGGATTACTTTAGCTATTCCAGTGGCAATGCTGATGGTAGAACTTGACGTGGTAAAATGGACAGTCAATATTTATTTTCAAAATAAGGCTGAAAAATATGCTGAAGAAGAGAAATACGGAAAAATCGAACTCATGCAAATTTGCGGAGTGATAACTACCATGATGGTATCTGGACTGCCAGTTTTATTAACGGTTATTGCTGGTCCATCGCTGGTAAAATCCATTATCGCCTTTATTCCTCAATGGGTAACAGGCGGTTTGACCGTTGCTGGTAATCTACTGCCGGCTCTAGGAATTGGGTTATTATTGCGCTACCTGCCAGTTAAGAGTTACTTTGGTTACTTAATTATTGGTTTTATAGCTGCGGTATATCTAAAGATGACCATTTTAGGTATCGCTTTAGCTGGAGCTGCAGTTGCGCTTATTTTATACAAAAAGAATAGTGAGGAACAAGCTAGTGTCCAAAGTGTGGGGGATATGAACGAAGATGAGTAA
- a CDS encoding PTS system mannose/fructose/sorbose family transporter subunit IID, with product MSKEVSSKTKNRVLFRWILNGGASLNYEKMMGLAYTYSMLPFLKENYQDDPKGLKESVKTHLQFFNTNPYLAPYVLGMNIEIEEKEKASSLKTIMGLKTGLMGPLAGLGDSVFVVIPWTIFGAIAANMALNGSAVGIFLWFLVTWVLRALGIPLFKAGMKSGTSLLTSIETKMKLITESVSILGLMVVGGLIPTVVKPNLALKFKQGSLTMTGNQILDQIMPGLLPAALVFGVYYLLSKKVKPIYIILIIIVLSILLYVLGIMK from the coding sequence ATGAGTAAAGAAGTAAGTAGTAAAACTAAAAATCGTGTTTTGTTTAGATGGATTTTGAATGGTGGCGCATCTCTAAACTACGAGAAGATGATGGGATTGGCATATACTTATTCAATGCTCCCGTTTTTAAAAGAAAATTATCAAGATGATCCAAAAGGATTAAAAGAATCGGTTAAAACTCATTTGCAATTTTTCAATACAAATCCCTATTTAGCCCCTTATGTTCTTGGGATGAATATTGAAATTGAAGAAAAAGAGAAAGCCAGCAGTTTAAAGACCATCATGGGACTTAAAACTGGTCTAATGGGGCCTCTAGCTGGGTTGGGCGATAGTGTTTTCGTAGTTATCCCTTGGACTATTTTTGGAGCAATTGCAGCTAACATGGCCCTCAATGGTAGTGCGGTAGGAATATTTTTGTGGTTCCTAGTTACCTGGGTTTTACGTGCTTTAGGCATTCCTTTGTTCAAAGCGGGAATGAAGTCTGGTACTAGCTTGTTAACTTCAATTGAAACGAAGATGAAGTTAATTACTGAGAGTGTTTCAATTCTTGGTCTTATGGTAGTCGGCGGTTTGATTCCAACGGTGGTAAAACCTAATCTGGCACTAAAGTTTAAGCAAGGGTCATTAACAATGACTGGTAATCAGATTTTAGATCAAATCATGCCAGGATTATTACCAGCAGCATTAGTGTTTGGAGTATATTATCTGTTAAGTAAAAAAGTTAAACCAATATACATTATTCTAATCATTATTGTATTATCAATTTTGTTATATGTTTTGGGCATTATGAAATAA
- a CDS encoding PTS system mannose/fructose/N-acetylgalactosamine-transporter subunit IIB, with amino-acid sequence MEGIIHVRIDDRLIHGQVATLWTNELGVSRIMVINDEVANNEVQKTMLRMAAPSNVSTSLITEEKAVTNIQNGKYRGQKVLMIVKDPETIVRLMDEGLDIRKVNVGNMSTREHTRHIKPSVSITPEEEAAFHTLLDRGVEVTAVMVPTDKKVYLKNII; translated from the coding sequence ATGGAAGGTATAATTCACGTAAGAATTGATGATCGTTTGATTCACGGACAAGTAGCAACTTTATGGACTAATGAGTTAGGCGTATCTCGAATAATGGTTATCAATGACGAAGTAGCTAACAATGAAGTGCAAAAAACTATGCTTAGAATGGCTGCACCGTCTAATGTTTCTACGTCGTTAATTACTGAAGAAAAGGCTGTTACCAATATTCAAAATGGAAAGTATCGTGGCCAAAAAGTTCTCATGATTGTCAAAGATCCAGAGACTATCGTTAGACTTATGGATGAAGGACTTGATATTCGAAAAGTAAATGTGGGTAATATGTCTACCCGGGAACACACGCGTCATATTAAACCAAGTGTAAGTATCACACCTGAAGAAGAAGCAGCTTTTCATACCCTTTTAGATCGTGGCGTAGAAGTCACAGCTGTTATGGTTCCAACAGATAAAAAAGTTTATCTGAAAAATATAATTTAA
- a CDS encoding C69 family dipeptidase — protein MKQTECTTILVGKDASLDGSTMIARSEDGGREIIPEGFELVTPDKQPQHYESVISHQKIDDADLPANPLRYTSAPDVSGESGIWAAAGINAANVAMTATETITTNARIQGIDPLVDQGGLGEEDFVTLTLPYLHKAVDGVKRVGYLLEKYGTYEMNGMAFADHDEIWYLETIGGHHWIARRIPDDAYVVAPNRLNIDEFHFGQDGFMAAEGLEKLIKEYQLNPDRKGYNMRHIFGSSTIKDAHYNNPRAWFVHNYFDPEFGGQPSDQDQPFICHANRKISIEDIKWVESSHYQDTPYDPYGDQGTPEQKKTFRPVGLNRNFETHILQVRNNVPDEVAGVQWLCFGPNTFNSMVPFYTNIKDTPACFQTGPKFDLKQIFWLNKLAAQLGDTNFKVYGELETDFEQKSLAQCHFIQHETDKKVAELSSKEVEEALTAANQKMADQVYNNTVELLGNMVNEGHNLMTLKFDLLD, from the coding sequence ATGAAACAAACAGAATGTACGACAATTCTAGTCGGCAAGGACGCTTCTCTTGACGGCTCAACGATGATAGCCAGAAGTGAGGACGGCGGCCGCGAGATTATTCCCGAGGGCTTTGAACTGGTAACCCCAGACAAACAACCCCAGCACTACGAAAGTGTCATCAGTCACCAGAAGATTGATGATGCCGATTTGCCAGCTAATCCATTGCGCTACACTAGTGCGCCTGACGTGTCCGGTGAAAGTGGCATTTGGGCTGCTGCCGGCATTAATGCTGCTAACGTAGCCATGACCGCAACCGAAACCATTACCACTAATGCCCGTATCCAGGGCATCGACCCCCTGGTTGATCAAGGGGGGCTCGGTGAGGAAGACTTCGTTACCCTGACCCTGCCTTATTTACACAAGGCGGTCGACGGCGTTAAACGCGTGGGCTACCTGCTAGAAAAATACGGTACTTATGAAATGAATGGGATGGCTTTTGCCGACCATGATGAAATCTGGTACCTCGAAACCATCGGTGGCCACCACTGGATTGCCCGCCGCATTCCCGATGATGCCTATGTCGTTGCCCCTAACCGGTTGAACATTGATGAATTTCACTTTGGTCAAGACGGCTTCATGGCCGCTGAAGGCTTAGAAAAGCTGATCAAAGAATATCAGCTGAACCCTGATCGCAAGGGTTACAACATGCGGCACATTTTTGGTAGTTCAACGATTAAGGATGCCCACTACAATAACCCGCGTGCTTGGTTTGTTCACAATTACTTTGACCCAGAATTTGGGGGCCAGCCCAGTGACCAAGACCAGCCATTTATCTGCCATGCCAACCGCAAGATTAGCATTGAAGACATTAAGTGGGTTGAAAGTTCCCACTACCAGGACACGCCATATGATCCATACGGCGACCAGGGTACGCCCGAGCAGAAGAAGACCTTTAGACCCGTCGGTCTTAACCGCAACTTCGAGACCCACATCCTTCAAGTCCGCAACAATGTGCCTGACGAAGTAGCTGGTGTGCAGTGGCTTTGCTTTGGACCGAATACCTTCAACAGTATGGTGCCGTTCTACACCAACATTAAGGATACTCCGGCCTGCTTCCAGACTGGTCCCAAGTTTGACCTCAAGCAGATTTTCTGGCTCAACAAGTTAGCGGCTCAACTCGGCGACACCAACTTCAAGGTCTATGGCGAACTTGAAACCGACTTTGAACAGAAATCGCTAGCCCAATGCCACTTCATTCAGCACGAAACCGATAAAAAGGTGGCCGAACTTTCAAGTAAAGAAGTTGAGGAAGCCTTGACCGCAGCCAACCAGAAAATGGCCGACCAAGTTTACAACAACACCGTAGAACTACTCGGCAACATGGTTAACGAAGGCCACAACCTGATGACCTTGAAATTTGATTTATTAGACTAA
- a CDS encoding glycoside hydrolase family 32 protein yields MKLIEQANQTLQVKNPFRYKYHLAPNSGWSNDPNGLVFFKGYYHVFMQNDPFSTYAKHIFWAHFISRDLIKWQQVDFALAPDQPYDADGCFSGSALVVENKLVLAYAGHKKKKSTYQETICLAESVDGINFKKFAGNPLILRNPNVNTKRFRDPKILEMDGLYFILVGGESKDGRGQLLFYSSDNLYKDWHYFLKMINQSADFGNMIECPDYFSCGVEKIIIGSPKGINTSEKKGFDSLYYMGDANRNNLPFGKKIDNGWDFYAPQTMYDPLKNRRILIGWLGLPIEQEKERKYGYPNIGALTIPREIKIKDDYILAKPIVEYKKLRKKKIEIVKLSQYSSTSEFFFEKLPNVFSLKLFTSKAKYIVKYQNKILTVTINDKLRKHVEKIEDIHEVINIDLYIDNGLTELFVNNGKFTFTNKCEFSTDTIKVNFISSDKMVGFNYELESIFE; encoded by the coding sequence ATGAAATTAATTGAGCAAGCGAATCAAACTTTACAGGTGAAAAATCCCTTCCGCTATAAGTACCATCTTGCGCCGAATTCTGGGTGGTCAAATGATCCTAATGGGTTAGTCTTTTTTAAGGGCTATTATCATGTATTTATGCAAAATGATCCATTTTCAACTTATGCAAAACATATTTTTTGGGCACATTTTATCTCGCGTGACTTGATAAAATGGCAACAGGTCGACTTTGCTTTGGCTCCAGACCAACCTTATGATGCTGATGGTTGTTTTTCAGGCAGTGCATTAGTGGTAGAAAATAAGTTGGTTTTGGCTTATGCGGGTCACAAGAAGAAAAAAAGCACATATCAAGAAACCATCTGTTTAGCAGAAAGTGTTGATGGAATTAATTTTAAGAAATTTGCGGGAAATCCGCTTATTTTGCGAAATCCCAACGTAAATACCAAGCGTTTCCGAGATCCTAAAATCCTTGAAATGGATGGCTTGTACTTTATTTTGGTTGGTGGCGAAAGTAAGGATGGCCGAGGACAACTGTTGTTTTATTCCAGTGATAATCTGTATAAAGATTGGCATTATTTTCTTAAAATGATTAATCAAAGTGCCGATTTTGGTAATATGATAGAATGCCCGGACTACTTTTCATGTGGGGTGGAAAAGATAATAATAGGATCGCCCAAGGGGATTAACACTTCCGAAAAAAAAGGTTTTGATTCCTTGTATTATATGGGAGATGCTAATAGAAACAATTTGCCATTTGGGAAAAAAATTGATAATGGGTGGGATTTTTATGCGCCACAAACGATGTATGATCCGCTTAAAAATAGACGAATATTGATTGGTTGGCTTGGATTACCAATAGAACAAGAAAAGGAAAGAAAATATGGATACCCAAATATAGGTGCCTTGACAATACCACGAGAAATCAAAATTAAGGATGATTATATATTGGCGAAGCCAATTGTTGAATATAAAAAGTTACGCAAGAAAAAAATAGAGATAGTCAAATTAAGTCAATACTCATCGACATCAGAATTTTTTTTTGAAAAGTTACCAAATGTTTTTTCACTAAAACTTTTTACGAGTAAAGCAAAGTATATCGTAAAATATCAAAATAAAATTTTAACAGTAACAATTAATGACAAATTAAGAAAACACGTTGAAAAAATAGAAGATATACATGAAGTGATCAATATCGATTTATATATAGATAATGGGTTAACTGAACTTTTTGTAAATAATGGGAAATTTACGTTTACAAATAAGTGTGAATTTTCTACTGATACTATTAAAGTGAATTTCATATCTTCCGATAAAATGGTAGGATTTAATTATGAACTAGAGTCTATTTTTGAATAA
- the scrK gene encoding fructokinase ScrK yields MILGSIEAGGTKFVCAIGNENYQVKDQVTIPTTKPAETLQKVADYFKDAGVEAIGIASFGPIEVRKTAPNYGYITDTPKAGWSNTDFVGFLKKTVDVPMYFTTDVNGSAFGEYVMAQLANEDVDSLVYYTIGTGVGGGAINNSKLVGSAGHPEMGHVRVKRHPDDLDFAGICPFHQDCLEGLVSGPTFEARMNKKGQEVPLSDPVWDIMSYYVAQAALQVTLILRPDKIVFGGGVTSADFLQKVRRDFAELLNGYVHVPPLDQYITLPEISNNGSATVGDFALAKRMLRE; encoded by the coding sequence ATGATATTAGGATCAATCGAGGCCGGGGGCACCAAGTTTGTTTGTGCAATTGGCAATGAAAATTACCAGGTTAAGGACCAGGTGACGATTCCGACCACTAAACCGGCAGAAACACTACAAAAAGTTGCTGACTACTTTAAAGACGCTGGCGTGGAAGCGATTGGTATCGCTTCTTTTGGCCCAATCGAAGTGCGCAAGACAGCGCCAAATTATGGTTACATTACGGATACGCCTAAGGCTGGCTGGAGCAATACTGACTTTGTAGGTTTCTTGAAAAAGACGGTTGATGTGCCGATGTATTTCACGACTGATGTGAATGGCTCAGCCTTTGGTGAGTATGTGATGGCACAACTAGCAAACGAAGATGTTGATTCGCTGGTTTATTATACAATCGGGACCGGTGTTGGTGGAGGAGCAATCAATAACAGTAAGCTTGTTGGTTCTGCTGGCCATCCTGAAATGGGCCATGTTAGGGTAAAGCGTCATCCGGACGACTTGGACTTTGCTGGTATTTGTCCCTTTCACCAGGATTGCCTGGAGGGGCTTGTGTCTGGACCAACTTTTGAGGCAAGAATGAATAAGAAGGGCCAGGAAGTTCCCCTGAGTGATCCCGTTTGGGACATCATGAGCTATTATGTGGCTCAAGCCGCTCTTCAGGTCACACTAATCTTGCGCCCGGACAAGATTGTTTTTGGGGGCGGTGTTACGAGCGCGGACTTCTTGCAAAAGGTGCGCCGTGATTTTGCTGAGCTGTTGAACGGCTACGTCCACGTTCCCCCACTTGATCAATATATTACCTTGCCCGAGATTAGCAATAACGGCTCTGCAACCGTTGGTGACTTTGCGCTTGCTAAACGGATGCTCAGAGAATAA